Proteins from a single region of Scytonema millei VB511283:
- a CDS encoding response regulator, translating to MSKIRVALIEDHDLTRVGIRTALQQRQELEVVGEAANASEGLQLLQTVHPDIAIVDIGLPDKDGIELTREIKAAASEGEGFTTKVLILTLRDNREAVLAAFAAGADSYCMKDISFDNLLEALRVTHSGNAWIDPAIARIVLQQVKPAPAEVPAAVVAEVSKEDKDNKTVAIHAADEDYDQMLAAYPLTERELEVLQLIVEGCSNAVIAEKLYITVGTVKTHVRNILNKLCADDRTQAAVRALRSGLVG from the coding sequence ATGAGTAAAATTCGCGTTGCTTTAATTGAAGACCACGATCTCACTCGCGTCGGGATCAGAACAGCACTACAACAGCGGCAAGAACTTGAAGTGGTAGGTGAAGCTGCCAACGCTAGCGAGGGTTTGCAGTTATTGCAGACAGTCCATCCCGATATTGCGATCGTGGATATCGGTTTACCTGATAAAGATGGCATTGAACTAACTAGGGAGATTAAGGCAGCCGCAAGCGAGGGAGAAGGATTCACTACCAAAGTTTTGATCTTGACTTTGCGAGACAATCGAGAAGCAGTGTTAGCTGCTTTTGCGGCGGGGGCTGATTCTTATTGCATGAAGGATATTAGTTTCGATAACTTACTAGAAGCATTGCGCGTCACCCACAGCGGCAATGCTTGGATCGATCCCGCGATCGCCCGCATTGTTTTACAGCAAGTCAAACCCGCACCTGCCGAAGTTCCTGCTGCTGTAGTCGCTGAAGTTAGTAAAGAAGACAAAGACAACAAAACTGTTGCTATCCATGCAGCTGATGAAGACTACGACCAAATGTTAGCTGCTTACCCCCTCACCGAAAGGGAATTAGAGGTATTGCAACTGATTGTAGAAGGTTGTAGTAATGCTGTAATTGCGGAAAAACTTTACATTACCGTTGGTACGGTAAAAACCCACGTCCGCAACATCCTGAACAAACTCTGCGCCGATGACCGCACCCAAGCCGCAGTCCGCGCCCTGAGATCTGGGCTAGTTGGTTAG
- a CDS encoding YybH family protein, whose amino-acid sequence MNRMEASTRSQQDTVQQITGITESTIVRYFDTLNTENYQACANLFATDGVMYPPFEAGILGREAIASFLQGEAQGMKLEPERGISQVVENGDLEVQVVGKVQTPVFGVNVSWFFLLNSQQEIAATKIKLLGSPQELLSLKR is encoded by the coding sequence ATGAATCGCATGGAAGCATCAACGCGATCGCAGCAGGATACGGTACAACAAATAACAGGCATTACAGAATCTACAATTGTTCGTTACTTTGACACTTTAAATACAGAAAATTATCAAGCCTGTGCAAATTTATTCGCTACAGATGGAGTGATGTATCCTCCTTTTGAAGCAGGAATTTTGGGACGAGAGGCGATCGCTTCCTTCTTGCAGGGGGAAGCTCAAGGAATGAAGTTGGAGCCAGAGCGAGGAATTTCCCAGGTTGTGGAAAATGGCGATTTGGAAGTGCAAGTCGTGGGGAAAGTGCAAACCCCTGTGTTTGGCGTGAACGTTTCTTGGTTCTTTTTACTCAATTCTCAGCAAGAAATTGCTGCCACCAAAATCAAACTCTTAGGCTCACCGCAGGAGTTGTTGAGTTTGAAGCGATAG
- the queG gene encoding tRNA epoxyqueuosine(34) reductase QueG: MTNLTSDQIKQKALELGFHKVGIAAVEAVGTAERQRLQAWLQLGYQANMAWMANPKREDIRLVMPEVRSLICVALNYYTPHQHSTDLANAKISRYGWGRDYHKVLHKKLKALTQWLRSQAADIQTRFYADTGPIQDKAWAQQAGIGWIAKNGNVITREYGSWVFLGEVLTDLVLTPDRPHTQHCGNCTRCLEACPTQAITQPFVVDANRCIAYHTIENRAEQLPEAISSRLNGWVAGCDICQDVCPWNQRFARTTDINEFHPYPHNLAPKLTELATIEDGEWDRRFTGSALRRIKPEMLRRNARANLESSATIVYSDSL; this comes from the coding sequence ATGACTAACCTAACCAGCGACCAAATCAAACAAAAAGCCTTAGAATTAGGGTTTCACAAAGTCGGCATTGCCGCAGTAGAAGCAGTAGGAACTGCGGAGCGGCAGAGGTTGCAAGCTTGGTTGCAACTGGGATACCAAGCAAACATGGCATGGATGGCAAACCCCAAGCGCGAGGATATTCGTTTAGTCATGCCAGAAGTGCGATCGCTAATTTGCGTGGCGCTCAACTATTACACTCCTCACCAACATTCTACAGATCTAGCAAATGCAAAAATTTCTCGTTATGGCTGGGGTAGAGATTATCACAAGGTACTGCACAAAAAGCTTAAAGCCTTGACTCAGTGGTTGCGATCGCAAGCAGCAGATATCCAAACGCGATTCTATGCCGATACGGGTCCAATTCAAGATAAAGCGTGGGCGCAACAAGCAGGTATCGGCTGGATTGCTAAAAATGGTAACGTAATTACACGAGAATACGGCTCTTGGGTATTTTTGGGTGAAGTGCTGACTGACTTAGTTTTGACCCCAGATCGACCCCATACGCAACATTGCGGTAATTGTACTCGCTGCCTAGAGGCATGTCCGACACAAGCAATTACGCAGCCTTTTGTCGTCGATGCCAATCGCTGCATTGCTTATCATACAATCGAAAATCGTGCCGAACAGTTACCTGAAGCGATCTCTTCCCGTCTTAATGGTTGGGTAGCTGGTTGCGATATTTGTCAAGATGTTTGTCCTTGGAACCAGCGTTTTGCTCGCACGACAGATATTAACGAATTTCATCCTTATCCGCACAATCTTGCCCCAAAACTCACAGAACTAGCAACAATAGAAGACGGCGAGTGGGATCGGCGCTTTACAGGTTCAGCCTTGCGGCGGATCAAACCCGAAATGCTGAGAAGGAACGCCCGTGCTAATCTTGAATCGTCGGCTACGATTGTTTATTCCGATTCACTGTAA
- a CDS encoding HAD-IA family hydrolase — MTIKVIFFDFDGTIADTLHSIVGITNRLAVEFGHKPISTAEIAQIKNLSSRQIIKQSGISILKFPLLVARVKSELNAEISKIQPFPEIKETLLELRKRVDKVGILSSNSKDNIFAFLELNDMDYFFDFIYTEAALFSKSRVIKKILKQERIAPSESVYVGDETRDIEAAKRSKVTAIAVSWGFNSAAALEQYQPDFLIHQPAELIAAIDKLNTSC, encoded by the coding sequence ATGACCATTAAGGTGATATTTTTTGATTTTGACGGTACTATTGCCGATACACTTCACTCCATTGTCGGTATTACTAATCGCTTAGCTGTAGAATTCGGACATAAACCCATCAGCACCGCAGAAATTGCTCAGATTAAAAACCTAAGTTCGCGTCAAATTATCAAACAATCAGGAATATCAATTCTCAAATTTCCCCTGTTAGTTGCTAGAGTCAAATCAGAGTTGAATGCAGAAATTTCTAAAATTCAACCTTTTCCCGAGATTAAAGAAACTCTACTCGAATTGAGAAAACGAGTCGATAAAGTCGGCATCCTGAGTTCTAACTCTAAAGACAATATTTTTGCTTTTTTGGAACTCAATGATATGGATTATTTCTTTGACTTTATTTACACAGAAGCCGCTCTCTTCAGTAAGAGTAGAGTCATCAAAAAGATTTTGAAGCAAGAGAGGATTGCACCGTCAGAGAGTGTCTATGTCGGCGATGAAACCAGAGATATAGAAGCAGCAAAAAGAAGTAAAGTCACTGCGATCGCTGTTAGTTGGGGTTTCAACTCCGCCGCAGCGCTGGAACAATATCAGCCCGATTTTCTCATCCACCAACCAGCAGAACTGATCGCGGCGATCGACAAATTAAATACTAGTTGTTAG
- a CDS encoding GAF domain-containing protein: MSQFPSHLAEQYSTSSRIAISKSIRFYKFSSIKIYGSRNNYPPSCRNNPDPATPLPKHRLWWQKSNFRTKIVALIIAIGMLPVLTDKTLAQADDRVVPQFNAQAEARVDNPDLADSPTQLPVTLLIETVVASLLLIGLLTAFFANRAMRPAKSVVDADDKPKLEPDESYSPLAILNSAALEKVDVSHQQIATIESAKIATEISLKFRQAQYLNELLKTATKELRRALSADRVFVYQFNPDWSGSVVAESVLPGLPSCLKIKVTDTYFSESNEGVEKYINGRICVTHDIYGGELTDCHIKLLEQFAIKAQMVAPITKNGQLFGLLIVNQCSEPRVWLPHEVELFSHLAKQVGVASEQVAFLEKQEADAERADLLTEITLRIQQAQFLEELLKTAVKEVRRAIKTDRVVVYGLDSSNWDGIVVAESVAPGWPQTLRVRIDDPCMREKYAEIYQQGHVTVIDDIYQEGRVEDCYRRLLEQFAVKANLVAPILKNNELLGLLIAHHCSEPRNWQQEEIDLFVQLAMQLGFAIDRVSLMEEMATDEE, from the coding sequence ATGAGTCAATTTCCTTCCCATCTTGCCGAGCAGTATTCCACCAGTAGCCGTATCGCCATTTCTAAAAGTATACGATTTTACAAGTTTAGCAGTATAAAAATTTATGGCTCTAGAAACAATTATCCGCCATCTTGCCGTAATAATCCAGACCCAGCAACTCCGCTTCCCAAACATCGCCTTTGGTGGCAAAAAAGCAATTTTAGAACCAAGATCGTAGCGTTAATTATTGCCATTGGGATGTTGCCAGTTTTGACTGACAAAACCCTTGCGCAAGCTGACGATCGCGTAGTCCCGCAGTTTAATGCCCAAGCTGAAGCCCGCGTGGACAATCCAGACCTGGCTGATTCTCCCACTCAGCTGCCAGTGACTCTTTTAATCGAAACTGTTGTCGCATCGCTGCTACTCATCGGTTTGTTGACTGCTTTTTTTGCCAATCGTGCCATGCGTCCAGCAAAATCTGTTGTCGATGCAGATGACAAGCCGAAATTAGAACCGGATGAATCGTACTCTCCGCTAGCAATTCTCAATAGTGCAGCACTAGAAAAGGTTGATGTTAGCCATCAACAAATTGCCACGATTGAATCAGCTAAAATAGCGACGGAAATTTCGCTCAAATTTCGACAAGCACAATATCTCAACGAGTTATTAAAAACTGCGACAAAGGAACTACGTCGCGCCCTCAGTGCCGATCGAGTTTTCGTCTATCAATTTAATCCTGACTGGAGTGGTAGTGTTGTCGCTGAATCTGTTCTACCTGGCTTACCTTCCTGCTTAAAGATTAAAGTTACCGATACGTATTTTTCTGAGTCGAACGAGGGCGTAGAAAAGTATATCAATGGTCGAATTTGCGTGACTCACGATATTTATGGGGGAGAACTGACAGATTGTCATATTAAATTGTTGGAACAGTTTGCGATCAAAGCGCAAATGGTAGCGCCGATTACTAAAAACGGTCAATTATTTGGTTTATTGATTGTTAATCAATGTTCTGAACCTAGAGTTTGGCTGCCTCATGAAGTTGAGTTATTCTCCCATTTGGCAAAACAGGTAGGAGTAGCATCCGAACAAGTTGCATTTTTAGAAAAGCAGGAAGCTGATGCCGAACGTGCCGATTTACTCACAGAAATTACTTTGCGAATTCAGCAAGCTCAATTTTTAGAAGAGTTACTGAAAACTGCTGTGAAAGAAGTCAGACGGGCGATCAAAACCGATCGCGTAGTCGTTTACGGTCTAGATTCTAGTAATTGGGATGGCATTGTCGTGGCGGAGTCTGTTGCCCCAGGCTGGCCCCAAACTTTAAGAGTGAGAATTGACGATCCTTGCATGAGAGAAAAGTATGCCGAAATATACCAGCAAGGTCATGTCACAGTCATTGATGATATTTACCAAGAGGGACGAGTTGAAGACTGCTATCGCCGATTATTAGAGCAGTTTGCAGTTAAAGCTAATTTGGTAGCACCAATCTTGAAAAACAATGAGTTACTGGGATTGTTAATTGCCCATCACTGTTCCGAACCGAGAAATTGGCAACAAGAAGAAATCGATTTATTTGTTCAGTTAGCGATGCAATTAGGATTTGCGATCGATCGAGTCAGCCTGATGGAAGAAATGGCAACAGACGAAGAGTAG
- a CDS encoding PstS family phosphate ABC transporter substrate-binding protein — MYLLLGQLVYTSFAGKGFKTVCSPQVSPEIQQAFLQHVVSQHWDSYNPPEPKYRAAYIYQIDLEQTLFGWLYNDGVDELGRGNVPYFICYYISEPLFDFQLANIFTCLERGPVAILDRHQPRAYVKTKVLSNLWDYQPAKAGVSTPLYLRQQSYTDLRQGNLLELFVPIDAQESAVDFPARTYEQQMANLSIYSSYAIDGLELEPGQVLTADAATIAVDPIASESQSKPKLPLYQFYKQTLGKDRELESLIQKGSTNLLSKYKKNSTASRDRHPASANTNSGRLALAGNNFSQIDFQPLPLGQTVDGNAERLTWCYKNSQLWLKVGILASAVALGFSLYGLIHSGMSNTDSRVYVASQVKRNRNYKALAAVPNVPSGMFRYGGSTTFAPLRSPATVATIAQAQPQFDLLYTDPYKNRHGSTVGIQMLLAGKLSFAQSSRPIRAAELRQAQRLGFTLEQIPVAIDGIALYVNPQVAVTGLTLSQVKDIFTGKIVNWKQLGGSDLPIVPISRDPQVSGTADFLQEKVLAEENFGSNVRLVNTTTDAIRAVAKTPGGISYATASEAVRQQSIDPISLATISPLPLAASNGGFVSPFDLQRKNVANTTAFANGTYPLTRRLYIIVKRDGSVDERAGIAYTNLLFSEEGQQLVEQAGFAPLRLR; from the coding sequence ATGTACTTACTCCTCGGTCAACTTGTTTATACCAGCTTTGCTGGCAAAGGATTCAAAACTGTTTGCAGTCCGCAGGTTTCGCCAGAAATTCAGCAAGCTTTCTTGCAACATGTAGTTTCCCAACATTGGGATTCTTACAATCCTCCAGAACCCAAATATCGTGCGGCTTACATATATCAAATCGACTTAGAGCAAACTTTGTTTGGCTGGTTATACAACGATGGTGTGGACGAGCTAGGACGCGGCAACGTACCATATTTTATTTGTTATTACATTTCAGAACCACTATTTGATTTTCAACTAGCAAATATATTTACTTGTTTGGAGAGAGGTCCAGTAGCAATCTTAGATCGACATCAGCCTCGTGCATATGTAAAAACTAAGGTTTTATCGAATTTGTGGGACTACCAACCTGCAAAAGCAGGGGTATCAACTCCTCTGTACCTGCGACAGCAAAGCTATACAGACTTGCGCCAAGGAAATTTGTTAGAGCTATTTGTGCCGATTGACGCACAGGAAAGTGCCGTTGATTTCCCAGCAAGAACTTACGAGCAGCAAATGGCGAATCTTTCTATTTATAGCAGTTATGCAATTGATGGCTTAGAACTCGAACCGGGACAAGTTCTCACAGCAGATGCTGCGACTATTGCAGTCGATCCGATCGCCTCTGAGAGTCAGTCAAAACCCAAGTTACCGTTGTATCAATTCTACAAACAGACATTAGGAAAAGATCGAGAGTTAGAAAGTTTGATTCAAAAGGGTTCGACAAATTTATTATCCAAATACAAAAAAAATTCGACTGCCAGCCGCGATCGCCACCCTGCCTCGGCAAATACTAACTCCGGTCGCTTGGCATTAGCAGGAAATAACTTTTCCCAAATCGATTTTCAGCCGTTGCCATTAGGACAAACAGTTGATGGTAACGCCGAACGCCTGACTTGGTGTTATAAAAACTCTCAACTTTGGCTCAAGGTTGGCATTTTAGCAAGTGCCGTAGCGCTGGGGTTTTCGCTATACGGTCTGATCCATTCGGGGATGTCTAATACCGATTCGCGAGTCTACGTAGCATCGCAAGTCAAGCGCAATCGAAACTACAAAGCCCTGGCAGCAGTTCCTAACGTCCCTTCAGGCATGTTTCGTTATGGTGGCTCTACTACTTTTGCGCCACTGCGATCGCCCGCAACTGTCGCGACGATCGCCCAAGCTCAACCGCAATTCGATCTACTTTATACCGATCCTTATAAAAATAGACATGGCTCTACCGTAGGCATCCAAATGCTGCTAGCAGGTAAACTCAGCTTCGCACAATCTTCTCGCCCGATTCGAGCAGCAGAATTAAGACAAGCCCAACGACTCGGTTTTACTTTAGAACAAATTCCCGTGGCGATTGATGGCATTGCTCTATATGTCAATCCTCAAGTTGCCGTAACTGGGTTAACTCTGTCCCAAGTTAAAGATATTTTCACTGGGAAGATCGTTAACTGGAAACAACTCGGTGGTTCGGATTTACCGATCGTACCCATTAGCCGCGATCCTCAAGTCAGCGGTACTGCTGATTTTCTGCAAGAAAAAGTTCTGGCAGAAGAAAACTTTGGCTCCAACGTGCGATTAGTTAACACGACAACCGATGCCATCCGTGCTGTCGCCAAAACTCCAGGCGGAATCAGCTACGCTACTGCCTCAGAAGCAGTTCGCCAGCAGAGCATAGATCCTATTTCTTTAGCAACCATCTCTCCCTTGCCACTGGCTGCTAGTAACGGTGGCTTTGTTTCTCCTTTCGATCTGCAACGCAAAAATGTCGCTAATACTACAGCTTTTGCTAACGGTACTTATCCCTTAACTCGTCGCCTTTACATCATCGTCAAGCGAGATGGCAGCGTTGACGAACGCGCTGGGATTGCCTACACAAATTTATTATTTTCTGAAGAAGGACAGCAACTCGTGGAGCAAGCCGGTTTTGCCCCCTTGCGCCTACGCTGA
- a CDS encoding tetratricopeptide repeat protein yields MSVKLRKQHLTVSPQNLPKNRTFNLLSIGQRGVGKTVFLVGSYTELQTESSKKQPHKLWFECQDNQVKENVDKILKYIDQTDQYPPPTMKVVNFSFNLKRQSLWGEKTVCHFRWNDIPGEICDVHNSDFRELVFNSHGCCVFIDAYALRHSDAYIQVLENIFEQVMALTSLVYLNGLNYPLAIVLTKYDLLESNAATQKVIKNKLEPLIAHLNTVKARYEIFHSSIPLVRENNIVTLKPKGTAIAFLWLVWELNKIHSSSADSQLLGLIHRLIPGDANARSKNPNGVMQSLFDSNRKASTQSDRHSSLKEKMGSKLGWFLGIGLVGIAVLSLLGYQRSTSQIRTGEALYDVEALQQAGQIDKAIASLEQLVQNNPDNIDLRLRLAEQYELTGNAAGAEKTYDQILARQNNNLKALVRKAVLRQIHKDSQGAAQLFEQAEAAAPDALKPQIRTLAKKTLNSSQENQKLKGAKTTEPKSD; encoded by the coding sequence ATGTCAGTGAAACTTCGCAAGCAGCATCTAACCGTGTCACCTCAAAACTTACCAAAAAATAGAACATTTAATCTTTTAAGCATCGGGCAAAGAGGCGTAGGAAAAACGGTTTTCCTCGTCGGTAGCTATACGGAGCTACAGACTGAAAGTTCCAAAAAGCAACCGCACAAATTATGGTTTGAATGCCAAGACAACCAGGTAAAGGAAAACGTAGATAAAATTCTTAAATATATAGATCAGACGGATCAGTATCCACCACCGACGATGAAAGTCGTCAACTTCAGCTTTAACCTAAAACGACAAAGCTTGTGGGGCGAAAAAACAGTATGCCATTTCCGCTGGAATGATATCCCTGGAGAAATCTGCGACGTTCACAACTCTGATTTTCGCGAACTCGTGTTTAACTCGCACGGCTGCTGCGTATTTATTGATGCCTACGCTCTCAGGCACAGCGATGCTTACATTCAAGTATTGGAAAATATCTTTGAGCAAGTTATGGCATTGACGAGCTTGGTTTATCTCAATGGATTAAATTATCCATTAGCTATAGTGCTAACTAAGTACGATCTATTAGAATCTAATGCAGCAACTCAAAAAGTCATAAAAAATAAATTAGAACCTTTGATTGCTCATCTCAATACCGTCAAAGCGCGCTACGAGATTTTTCATTCCTCCATACCTCTAGTCCGAGAAAACAACATCGTCACTCTCAAACCCAAAGGAACAGCCATCGCTTTTCTTTGGTTAGTATGGGAGCTAAACAAAATACATAGCTCCAGTGCAGATAGTCAGCTTTTGGGATTAATTCATCGCCTTATCCCTGGCGATGCCAACGCTCGCTCGAAGAACCCTAACGGAGTGATGCAATCTTTATTCGATTCTAACCGCAAAGCGAGTACTCAAAGCGATCGCCACTCCTCCCTCAAGGAGAAAATGGGGTCGAAACTCGGGTGGTTCCTTGGCATTGGTTTAGTTGGAATAGCTGTATTGTCTCTACTCGGTTACCAACGGTCTACTTCACAGATTCGCACGGGTGAAGCATTGTACGATGTTGAAGCTTTACAACAAGCTGGACAAATAGATAAAGCGATCGCTTCGTTGGAACAACTAGTACAAAACAATCCCGATAATATAGATTTGCGTTTGCGCTTAGCAGAGCAATACGAGCTAACAGGTAATGCTGCTGGTGCAGAAAAAACTTACGACCAAATTTTGGCAAGACAAAACAATAACCTTAAAGCTTTAGTACGCAAAGCTGTGCTGCGTCAAATTCATAAAGATAGTCAAGGTGCGGCTCAGTTATTTGAGCAAGCAGAAGCAGCGGCTCCAGATGCTCTGAAACCACAAATTCGCACCTTAGCTAAAAAAACCTTAAATTCTTCTCAAGAAAATCAGAAGTTGAAAGGAGCGAAAACCACAGAACCCAAGAGCGATTGA
- a CDS encoding HEAT repeat domain-containing protein yields MKKSRKLQLIILWLPISSFCFCFNLLSIDIVRAEACSDREINSYITKLGNTNEWIFTVAALKKCGDRAVKALSQELQQKDESIRINAVAALGSLGAAAHSAIPALSVTALADKSPVVRSSAAYALGSMGVAAESAVPALTVALQDEDRSVRAMVVSAIGSMGAAAESAVPALSQTLSDPDRTVRSNAIYAWAKIATGWQQKAATLSHLQLERDIRELETALKIIETSQELFPEAEVALLRQSLQILKSQRYPNWSENVLKLLSQYRWLPIGIVYIATLTSFWSLLLWQRPLWILGINNALQRYSSIALPGFSGRIKLPINWLVLVSFFHYHPRVLNAWFATQTLDPQTQQQALAQSNAASKPTDLPLLEADSVQKYAKAIAWECIKQTFQPAAVKREQLLSEIGAIAGYDTAKIYLEHLEQNLGLLQAIGKAQDKVRFTHDLLAEYLASQYLVELCCDNENNWRKFLARVDTVPDCVAMKRFLLSVRDCCMALQATVKVPSFVTEELSQRAGIAQKSPSQIQAV; encoded by the coding sequence ATGAAGAAAAGCCGCAAGTTGCAATTAATAATTCTGTGGTTACCTATATCTAGTTTTTGCTTCTGTTTCAATCTCCTTTCAATCGATATAGTAAGAGCAGAAGCATGTTCCGATCGCGAAATTAATTCTTATATAACAAAACTAGGCAACACTAACGAATGGATATTTACTGTAGCAGCACTGAAAAAGTGTGGCGATCGCGCAGTCAAAGCATTGAGTCAAGAATTACAGCAAAAGGACGAAAGCATTAGAATTAATGCGGTTGCCGCTTTGGGAAGTCTGGGAGCAGCGGCGCACTCGGCAATTCCGGCTTTGAGCGTTACAGCTTTAGCAGATAAAAGTCCCGTAGTACGTTCTAGTGCAGCATACGCGCTTGGTAGTATGGGAGTAGCAGCAGAAAGTGCCGTCCCCGCGCTCACAGTCGCACTACAAGATGAAGATAGATCGGTGCGAGCGATGGTTGTATCTGCAATTGGTAGCATGGGGGCAGCAGCAGAAAGTGCCGTTCCCGCACTGAGCCAGACGCTCAGCGATCCCGATCGCACCGTGCGATCGAACGCTATCTATGCTTGGGCTAAAATTGCGACTGGCTGGCAGCAAAAAGCCGCAACGCTTTCCCATCTCCAATTAGAACGAGACATTCGCGAATTGGAAACGGCGCTGAAAATTATTGAAACCAGTCAAGAGTTATTTCCAGAAGCAGAGGTAGCGCTCTTACGTCAGTCATTGCAAATACTCAAATCGCAGCGATACCCCAATTGGAGCGAGAACGTACTGAAATTGCTCTCGCAGTATCGATGGCTACCAATTGGGATAGTATATATCGCTACGCTGACATCATTTTGGTCGCTACTCCTCTGGCAGCGTCCGCTGTGGATTTTAGGTATTAACAATGCATTACAACGATACTCTAGCATTGCTTTACCTGGTTTTTCCGGCCGAATAAAATTGCCAATTAACTGGTTAGTTTTAGTTAGTTTTTTCCACTATCATCCCAGGGTGCTGAATGCTTGGTTTGCTACCCAAACGCTCGATCCTCAGACGCAGCAGCAGGCACTCGCTCAATCTAATGCTGCAAGCAAACCTACCGATCTGCCGTTGTTAGAAGCAGACAGCGTGCAAAAATATGCCAAAGCAATCGCCTGGGAATGTATCAAGCAGACATTTCAACCAGCCGCAGTCAAACGCGAACAATTACTCAGTGAGATTGGAGCGATCGCGGGATACGATACCGCTAAAATTTACTTAGAACATTTAGAACAAAATCTCGGTTTGCTGCAAGCGATCGGTAAGGCACAAGATAAAGTGCGCTTTACTCACGATCTGTTAGCAGAATATCTAGCTAGCCAATATCTCGTAGAATTATGTTGCGACAATGAAAACAACTGGCGCAAGTTCTTGGCACGAGTAGACACCGTTCCCGATTGCGTGGCGATGAAGAGATTTTTATTATCTGTACGAGACTGCTGCATGGCTTTACAAGCAACAGTAAAAGTGCCTAGCTTTGTCACTGAAGAACTGAGTCAACGTGCTGGTATCGCTCAAAAATCACCCTCACAGATCCAGGCTGTATAG
- a CDS encoding DUF2358 domain-containing protein: MDIIQILRQDYQRFPDNQTYSIYASDVFFQDPLNRFRGVERYKQMINFINTWFIAVKMDLHDIRQEGDTIKTEWTLSWNTPLPWKPRIAIPGWSELHLNPQGLIDSHIDYWNCSRLDVVKQHFGSGKG; the protein is encoded by the coding sequence ATGGATATTATTCAAATCCTCCGGCAAGACTACCAAAGATTTCCCGACAACCAGACATACAGCATCTATGCTTCAGATGTCTTTTTCCAAGATCCCCTCAACCGTTTTCGTGGTGTCGAGCGATACAAACAGATGATTAATTTCATCAACACCTGGTTTATTGCTGTCAAGATGGATTTACATGATATTCGCCAGGAAGGGGACACCATTAAGACAGAGTGGACGTTGAGTTGGAATACTCCCCTCCCCTGGAAACCCCGCATTGCTATTCCTGGCTGGAGTGAGTTACACCTCAATCCCCAAGGATTAATTGATTCCCACATCGATTACTGGAACTGTTCGCGATTAGATGTGGTAAAACAGCATTTTGGGAGTGGAAAGGGGTGA